One genomic window of Xanthobacter dioxanivorans includes the following:
- a CDS encoding SDR family NAD(P)-dependent oxidoreductase has protein sequence MRMKDKCGIVTAAASGMGRAGTLLLAREGAKVCVVDRDAAGAQAVVDEIRAAGGTAFAIGADLRDLDIASGLVARAVAEFGALDFLWNHLGHPGPAAVEGLDWNDFDLALDLNIRSQLASTIAALPELRARGGGSILFTASTSGMSASTFSPVYSGMKAGVIGLVRGLAKRYAREGIRVNAVCPGPFDTPMAREFVDRKDQTATKGMDREELVQKFGASTAMGRAGRPEEVGYAALFLLSDEASFITGAYLPVDGGLLA, from the coding sequence ATGCGTATGAAGGACAAGTGCGGCATCGTCACCGCCGCCGCCTCCGGCATGGGCCGCGCGGGTACGCTGCTGCTGGCCCGCGAGGGGGCGAAGGTCTGCGTCGTCGACCGCGATGCGGCGGGCGCGCAGGCGGTGGTGGACGAGATCCGGGCCGCGGGCGGCACGGCGTTTGCCATCGGCGCGGATCTTCGGGACCTCGACATCGCCAGCGGACTCGTGGCGCGGGCGGTGGCTGAGTTCGGCGCCCTCGACTTTCTGTGGAACCACCTTGGCCATCCCGGTCCCGCCGCCGTCGAGGGGCTGGACTGGAACGACTTCGACCTTGCGCTGGATCTGAACATTCGATCGCAGCTCGCCTCCACCATCGCAGCTCTTCCCGAGCTGCGGGCGCGCGGCGGCGGCTCCATCCTGTTCACCGCATCCACCTCCGGTATGTCCGCCTCCACCTTCAGTCCCGTTTATTCCGGCATGAAGGCGGGCGTCATCGGGCTCGTGCGGGGCCTCGCCAAGCGCTATGCGCGCGAAGGCATCCGGGTCAATGCGGTATGCCCCGGGCCGTTCGATACCCCCATGGCGCGCGAGTTCGTGGATCGCAAGGACCAGACCGCCACGAAGGGCATGGACCGCGAGGAACTGGTCCAGAAGTTCGGCGCGAGCACCGCCATGGGCCGCGCCGGCCGACCGGAGGAGGTCGGCTACGCCGCCCTCTTCCTGCTGTCGGACGAGGCCTCCTTCATCACCGGCGCCTACCTGCCGGTGGACGGCGGCCTGCTCGCCTGA
- a CDS encoding aldehyde dehydrogenase family protein: MLNVVSGTDDLGPWMTAHEGIDKIAFTGSTQTGRKIMAGAAQTLKRVTLELGGNDPAIVLPDVDVDAVAKDLFWAAFANASQICIAVKRLYIHEDIYAPLSAALADYAATVKVGDGAEQGTQMGPIQNRPQYERVRRMIEEARSAGLTFLTGGAVDDARPGYFIPPTLVDNPPEDSPVVQEEAFGPLLPLLKFSDIDDVVQRANDTIYGLGGSVWSRDLDLAASIAARLDCGTVWINETRFLSPLSAFGGHKQSGIGVENGHEGLLEYTNTHTTVVRLRP, from the coding sequence GTGCTCAACGTGGTGAGCGGCACCGACGACCTCGGCCCGTGGATGACCGCGCATGAGGGCATAGACAAGATTGCCTTCACAGGTTCCACGCAGACAGGCCGCAAGATCATGGCGGGAGCCGCGCAGACGCTGAAGCGCGTGACCCTGGAACTGGGCGGCAACGATCCGGCCATTGTGCTGCCGGATGTGGACGTGGATGCGGTTGCCAAGGACCTGTTCTGGGCGGCCTTCGCCAATGCGTCGCAGATCTGCATCGCGGTGAAGCGCTTGTATATCCATGAAGACATCTACGCGCCGCTCTCCGCCGCCCTCGCGGACTACGCGGCCACCGTGAAGGTGGGTGACGGCGCCGAACAGGGCACGCAGATGGGGCCGATCCAGAACCGCCCGCAGTATGAGCGCGTGCGGCGGATGATCGAGGAGGCGCGGTCCGCCGGGCTGACCTTTCTCACCGGGGGGGCGGTGGACGACGCGCGTCCCGGCTACTTCATTCCCCCGACCCTGGTGGACAACCCGCCGGAGGACTCCCCGGTGGTGCAGGAGGAGGCCTTCGGCCCCCTGCTGCCGCTGCTGAAGTTCAGCGACATCGATGATGTCGTTCAGCGCGCCAATGACACCATCTACGGCCTCGGCGGCTCGGTGTGGTCGCGCGACCTGGACCTTGCCGCCTCCATCGCCGCCCGGCTCGACTGCGGCACCGTCTGGATCAACGAGACCCGGTTCCTTTCACCCCTGAGCGCGTTCGGCGGTCACAAGCAGTCCGGCATCGGCGTCGAGAACGGGCACGAGGGGCTGCTCGAATACACCAACACCCACACCACGGTGGTGAGGCTACGGCCCTAG
- a CDS encoding aldehyde dehydrogenase family protein yields the protein MIAFDTEFTLTIDGCGVPGAGTFDVLNPANETVFAQAPAASRAQLDAAVAAARRAFPAWRARPMAERQDALRRMGEAMLDHVDDLKRLLTREHGKPHADAEREVRGAAHWCATYAAFDLPEVETVNTPDRRSVTRRVPIGVVGAIAPWNFPITLSIWKVAAAVLTGNTVVLKPSPFTPLTTLKIGELFKDILPPVCSTW from the coding sequence ATGATCGCCTTCGACACCGAATTCACCCTCACCATAGACGGATGTGGCGTTCCCGGCGCGGGCACATTCGATGTCCTGAACCCGGCCAACGAGACCGTTTTCGCGCAAGCGCCTGCGGCATCCCGCGCGCAGCTGGATGCGGCTGTCGCGGCTGCACGCCGGGCCTTTCCGGCATGGCGCGCGCGTCCCATGGCGGAGCGCCAGGACGCCCTGCGCCGCATGGGCGAGGCCATGCTCGATCATGTAGACGACCTCAAGCGCCTCCTGACCCGCGAGCACGGCAAGCCCCACGCCGACGCCGAGCGCGAGGTCCGCGGCGCCGCCCATTGGTGCGCCACCTATGCCGCCTTCGACCTGCCGGAGGTGGAGACCGTCAACACCCCGGACCGGCGCAGCGTCACGCGGCGCGTGCCCATTGGAGTGGTGGGCGCCATCGCGCCCTGGAACTTCCCCATCACCCTGTCCATCTGGAAGGTGGCAGCGGCCGTCCTCACCGGCAACACGGTGGTTCTCAAGCCGTCGCCCTTCACCCCGCTGACGACGCTCAAGATCGGCGAGCTGTTCAAGGACATCCTGCCCCCGGTGTGCTCAACGTGGTGA
- a CDS encoding MaoC family dehydratase, with product MTLKPPSAGKGLPTLGQGAVWQDLSVGQKFRTFRRTITETDLVNFISVTGMLEAIFIDATFEGAAMSGRPVPGALTYTLIEGFILQTMIQGTGLAMLELEQRIHAPVCVGDTIWATVEVTAVRPTSRSGRAVVTSLIEVFNQSDRNVMTYTAKRLLAGAPQASQSGGRSQG from the coding sequence GTGACCCTCAAGCCTCCCTCCGCCGGCAAGGGCCTGCCCACCCTCGGCCAGGGTGCGGTCTGGCAGGACCTGTCCGTGGGACAGAAGTTCCGCACCTTCCGCCGCACCATAACCGAGACCGATCTCGTCAACTTCATCTCGGTCACGGGCATGCTGGAGGCGATCTTCATCGATGCCACGTTCGAGGGCGCCGCCATGTCCGGCCGCCCCGTGCCCGGTGCGCTGACCTACACCCTCATCGAGGGCTTCATCCTCCAGACCATGATCCAGGGCACTGGCCTCGCCATGCTCGAACTGGAGCAGCGCATCCACGCCCCGGTGTGCGTGGGCGACACCATCTGGGCCACCGTCGAGGTCACGGCCGTCAGGCCGACGTCCAGAAGCGGGCGCGCCGTGGTCACGTCGCTCATCGAAGTCTTCAACCAGAGCGATCGCAATGTGATGACCTACACCGCCAAGCGCCTGCTCGCAGGCGCGCCACAGGCCTCGCAGTCCGGCGGGAGGAGCCAGGGATGA
- a CDS encoding CaiB/BaiF CoA transferase family protein, with translation MTGAGMRLLDGIRVLDLSAVVMGPFAGQMLGDLGADVIKIEPPEGDSTRRTGPATEAGMAALFLGVNRNKRSVMLDLKQPEARAALFALVDTADVFMHSMRPQKLDALGISPQALLARNPRLVYAGLHGFSEDGPYGGRPAYDDTIQGMAGLAALAQLQGGEPRYFPTIAADKTSGLFAVNGILAALVRRERTGVGAFVEVPMFESMVAFNLVEHMYGHHFDPPKGALGYPRVLAEWRRPYRTADGYICLMPYTDQHWRAFFAEVGEADLATDPRFADIAARTRNIEALYEVAGGHIARRTTQAWQDTSERLQIPSAPMASLDQVVDDAHLRATGFFVAKDDPSMGRLVFPGVPLKFDGERPAIAVPPRLGEHTRDVLAEAGLDAKAIDALVKKDATPEATERAQA, from the coding sequence ATGACAGGCGCAGGCATGCGGCTGCTGGATGGCATCCGCGTTCTGGACCTCAGCGCGGTCGTCATGGGTCCTTTCGCCGGACAGATGCTGGGGGATCTCGGCGCGGACGTCATCAAGATCGAGCCGCCCGAAGGAGATTCCACCCGTCGCACCGGACCTGCGACAGAAGCCGGCATGGCGGCGCTTTTCCTCGGGGTAAATCGGAACAAGCGCAGCGTCATGCTCGACCTGAAGCAGCCCGAGGCGCGCGCGGCGTTGTTCGCTCTCGTGGATACAGCAGACGTGTTCATGCACAGCATGCGGCCGCAGAAGCTCGATGCCCTCGGCATCTCGCCTCAGGCCCTGCTCGCACGCAATCCGCGCCTCGTCTATGCCGGGCTTCACGGCTTTTCCGAGGATGGCCCCTATGGCGGTCGACCCGCCTATGACGACACCATCCAGGGCATGGCGGGCCTTGCCGCGCTCGCCCAGCTTCAGGGTGGCGAGCCCCGGTATTTTCCCACCATCGCTGCCGACAAAACCAGCGGGCTCTTCGCGGTCAACGGCATCCTGGCGGCTTTGGTGCGACGGGAGCGTACCGGCGTGGGCGCGTTCGTGGAGGTGCCGATGTTCGAATCCATGGTCGCCTTCAACCTTGTCGAACACATGTACGGGCATCACTTCGATCCGCCCAAGGGCGCACTCGGCTATCCCCGCGTTCTGGCCGAATGGCGCCGTCCCTACCGCACCGCGGACGGCTACATCTGCTTGATGCCCTACACCGACCAGCACTGGCGGGCCTTCTTTGCGGAGGTGGGCGAGGCCGACCTCGCCACCGACCCGAGGTTCGCCGACATCGCAGCCCGGACGCGCAACATCGAGGCGCTTTACGAAGTGGCCGGAGGCCATATCGCCCGGCGCACGACGCAGGCCTGGCAAGACACCAGCGAGCGCCTGCAGATTCCCTCCGCGCCCATGGCGAGCCTCGATCAGGTGGTGGACGACGCGCACCTGCGCGCCACCGGCTTCTTCGTGGCGAAGGACGACCCTTCCATGGGGCGGCTAGTGTTCCCCGGCGTGCCGCTGAAGTTCGACGGCGAGCGCCCGGCCATCGCCGTTCCGCCGCGCCTCGGTGAGCACACCCGCGACGTCCTCGCGGAAGCGGGCCTCGACGCGAAGGCGATTGACGCGCTGGTGAAGAAGGACGCGACTCCCGAAGCCACGGAAAGGGCACAGGCGTGA
- a CDS encoding LysR family transcriptional regulator produces the protein MELKQLRQFVMLAETLNFRRAAERLNMAQPPLSISLRKLEAGLGTQLFERTTREMHLTAFGRVFLDRARRTLFEADQALQAARTAATGEEGTLTIGFVGTATYAVLPDLVPAYRAAFPRVQLILRESTTTEILSQIERGTIDLGIVRTPLARANRAHVTPIENDHLVLALPVSHPLAQRPGIRLRDLEGEPFIAYSPNTVPSLHAVVMFACQQAGFTPNVAQEAIQVQTIISLVESGLGVALVPSIVTRSGDGKTRFRRLPELDAMAPVSLAIAHAPQWETAAARHFRTLAISRTPAPSDSRLGTA, from the coding sequence ATGGAGCTGAAGCAGCTGCGCCAGTTCGTGATGCTGGCGGAAACGCTGAACTTCCGCCGGGCGGCCGAGCGGCTGAACATGGCCCAGCCGCCGCTGTCCATCTCCCTGCGCAAGCTGGAGGCGGGGCTGGGCACGCAGCTGTTCGAGCGCACCACACGGGAGATGCACCTGACGGCGTTCGGACGCGTCTTCCTCGATCGGGCCCGCCGCACGCTGTTCGAGGCGGATCAGGCGCTTCAGGCGGCCCGGACAGCGGCCACGGGCGAAGAGGGGACGTTGACGATCGGCTTCGTCGGCACCGCCACGTATGCGGTGCTGCCCGATCTCGTCCCGGCCTATCGCGCGGCCTTTCCGCGGGTGCAGCTCATTTTGAGGGAATCCACCACCACCGAGATCCTGTCGCAGATCGAGCGCGGCACCATCGACCTCGGCATCGTCCGCACGCCGCTGGCGCGGGCGAACCGGGCGCATGTCACGCCCATTGAGAACGACCACCTCGTCCTCGCGCTACCGGTCTCCCACCCCCTCGCGCAGCGCCCCGGCATCAGGCTGAGGGACCTGGAGGGCGAGCCCTTCATCGCCTATTCGCCGAACACCGTGCCGAGCCTGCATGCGGTGGTGATGTTCGCCTGCCAGCAGGCGGGCTTCACCCCGAACGTGGCGCAGGAGGCGATCCAGGTTCAGACCATCATCAGCTTGGTGGAAAGCGGCCTGGGGGTGGCGCTGGTCCCCTCCATCGTCACCCGCAGCGGCGATGGCAAGACACGGTTCCGCCGGTTGCCGGAGCTGGACGCCATGGCGCCCGTGTCGCTCGCCATCGCCCATGCGCCCCAGTGGGAGACCGCGGCCGCACGCCATTTCCGCACCCTCGCGATCTCCAGAACGCCCGCTCCCTCTGACTCCCGGCTGGGGACGGCCTGA
- a CDS encoding helix-turn-helix domain-containing protein, giving the protein MEINPIHTEADHAAALAEIERLLDAAPGTPEADKLDILATLVERYEEQRWPVPEGDPVEIIRFMMEQRGEGQAGLARLFGSASRASEIINRKRALTMEMVRQLHREWGIPAELLIRPYELAV; this is encoded by the coding sequence ATGGAGATCAACCCCATCCACACCGAGGCCGACCATGCGGCGGCTCTTGCGGAGATCGAGCGCCTGCTCGATGCCGCTCCCGGCACGCCTGAGGCTGACAAGCTGGACATCCTCGCGACCCTCGTGGAGCGCTATGAGGAGCAGCGCTGGCCTGTTCCGGAAGGCGATCCGGTGGAGATCATCCGCTTCATGATGGAACAACGTGGGGAGGGGCAGGCCGGCCTCGCTCGCCTTTTCGGCTCCGCTTCGCGCGCGTCGGAGATCATCAACCGCAAGCGGGCGCTCACCATGGAGATGGTGCGGCAACTCCATCGTGAGTGGGGCATCCCGGCGGAGTTGCTGATCCGGCCATACGAGCTGGCGGTCTGA
- a CDS encoding type II toxin-antitoxin system HigB family toxin translates to MRIIARSTLAAFWERHPEMRAPLEDWEQVAKAARWASIADVLATFSEAKALNRERVRFEIHGGDYRLIVAFNFRMGIAFVKFIGTHAESHRIDALTVSLF, encoded by the coding sequence ATGAGGATCATCGCCCGCAGCACCTTGGCCGCGTTCTGGGAGCGTCATCCCGAGATGCGGGCGCCGCTGGAGGACTGGGAGCAGGTGGCGAAGGCGGCCCGCTGGGCGTCCATTGCCGACGTGCTCGCTACCTTCTCCGAGGCGAAGGCGCTCAATCGCGAGCGGGTGCGGTTCGAAATCCATGGCGGCGACTATCGCCTGATCGTCGCCTTCAACTTCCGCATGGGCATCGCGTTCGTGAAGTTCATCGGCACCCATGCCGAGTCCCACCGGATCGATGCCCTGACCGTCTCGCTATTCTAG
- the dapD gene encoding 2,3,4,5-tetrahydropyridine-2,6-dicarboxylate N-succinyltransferase, with the protein MPDAAHLAALSRIIDDAFEARSEIGFSTTGAVRDAVNEALSLLDAGTARVAQPGADGSWQVNQWLKKAVLLSFRLNDMEAIPGGPGGAHWWDKVPSKFLSWGEKEFRAAGFRAVPGAIVRRSAYIAPNVVLMPSFVNLGAHVGEGTMVDTWVTVGSCAQIGKNVHLSGGVGIGGVLEPLQAGPVIIEDDCFIGARSEVVEGVVVRRGCVLSMGVFISASTKIVDRQTGEVFIGEVPAYSVVVPGALPGKPLADGTAGPSLYCAVIVKRVDEQTRSKTSINDLLRD; encoded by the coding sequence ATGCCCGACGCCGCCCACCTTGCCGCCCTGTCCCGCATCATCGACGACGCCTTCGAGGCGCGCTCGGAGATCGGCTTTTCCACCACCGGCGCGGTGCGCGACGCGGTGAACGAGGCCCTGTCCCTGCTCGATGCCGGCACCGCGCGGGTCGCGCAGCCGGGCGCCGACGGCAGCTGGCAGGTGAACCAGTGGCTGAAGAAGGCGGTGCTGCTTTCCTTCCGCCTCAACGACATGGAAGCCATTCCCGGCGGCCCCGGCGGCGCCCACTGGTGGGACAAGGTGCCCTCCAAGTTCCTCTCCTGGGGTGAAAAGGAGTTCCGCGCCGCGGGCTTCCGCGCCGTGCCGGGGGCGATCGTGCGCCGTTCCGCCTACATTGCCCCCAACGTGGTGCTGATGCCCTCCTTCGTGAATCTGGGCGCCCACGTGGGCGAGGGCACCATGGTGGACACCTGGGTCACTGTCGGCTCCTGCGCGCAGATCGGCAAGAATGTGCACCTGTCCGGCGGCGTCGGCATCGGTGGCGTGCTGGAGCCGCTGCAGGCGGGCCCGGTGATCATCGAGGACGATTGCTTCATCGGCGCGCGTTCCGAAGTGGTGGAGGGGGTGGTGGTGCGCCGCGGCTGCGTGCTCTCCATGGGCGTTTTCATCAGCGCCTCCACCAAGATCGTGGATCGGCAGACCGGCGAAGTCTTCATCGGCGAGGTGCCGGCCTATTCGGTGGTGGTGCCCGGCGCGCTCCCCGGCAAGCCGCTTGCGGACGGCACGGCGGGCCCCTCGCTCTATTGCGCGGTGATCGTGAAGCGCGTGGACGAGCAGACGCGCTCGAAGACCTCCATCAACGACCTCCTGCGCGACTGA
- a CDS encoding peptide chain release factor 3 has protein sequence MLDTAQSQGSGAADVPDFARRRTFAIISHPDAGKTTLTEKLLLASGAIRMAGHVKARGERRRTRSDWMEIEQQRGISVTSSVMTFERDGIVFNLLDTPGHSDFSEDTYRTLSAVDAAVMVIDAAKGIESQTRKLFEVCRLRDIPIFTFVNKVDRESLDPIALMDEVSSTLALDLTPLTWPIGMGVDFRGLIDIANKKALLATERGGPLVREVPFESPEDLIDLEGVEERIINEAVESLTLALGVLPPFDLASFREGHLSPVYFGSALKEAGVAELLFGLGSVGPSPLPRMAKGRVVEPAEDLVSGFVFKVQANMDPNHRDRVAFVRLCSGRFKRGMKLYNAREKRQMAIANPIFFFAQERETVDEAVAGDIIGIPNHGMLRVGDTLSEGETIRFEGLPDFAPEILRRVLLSDPMKAKQLQKALQDMAEEGVVQVIKPVSDPSPIVGVVGTLQLDVLAARLEKEYGVPIRYEAVSFVTARWIVGERAEVDRFMEQNRSSTARDRDEAPVYLARSQWVLDRAIEEWPKLKFVAVKERG, from the coding sequence ATGCTCGACACCGCCCAATCCCAGGGCTCCGGCGCGGCCGACGTGCCAGACTTCGCCCGCCGGCGTACCTTCGCCATCATCTCCCATCCGGACGCCGGTAAGACGACGCTCACGGAAAAGCTGCTGCTTGCCTCCGGTGCCATCCGCATGGCCGGCCATGTGAAGGCGCGCGGCGAGCGCCGCCGCACCCGCTCCGACTGGATGGAGATCGAGCAGCAGCGCGGCATTTCCGTGACCTCCTCGGTCATGACCTTCGAGCGCGACGGCATCGTCTTCAACCTGCTGGACACGCCCGGCCACTCGGACTTCTCCGAGGATACCTACCGCACCCTGTCCGCCGTGGACGCGGCGGTGATGGTGATCGACGCCGCCAAGGGCATCGAGAGCCAGACCCGCAAGCTGTTCGAGGTCTGCCGGCTGCGCGACATCCCCATCTTCACTTTCGTCAACAAGGTGGATCGCGAGAGCCTCGACCCCATCGCCCTGATGGATGAGGTGTCCTCCACCCTCGCCCTCGACCTGACCCCGCTCACCTGGCCCATCGGCATGGGCGTGGACTTCCGCGGCCTCATCGACATCGCCAACAAGAAGGCCCTGCTCGCCACCGAGCGCGGCGGCCCGCTGGTGCGCGAGGTGCCGTTCGAGAGCCCGGAGGACCTCATCGACCTTGAGGGGGTCGAGGAGCGCATCATCAACGAGGCGGTGGAGAGCCTGACGCTGGCGCTGGGCGTGCTGCCGCCGTTCGACCTCGCCTCGTTCCGCGAGGGGCACCTCTCTCCCGTCTATTTCGGCAGCGCGCTGAAGGAGGCGGGCGTGGCCGAGCTGCTGTTCGGCCTCGGTTCGGTCGGGCCGAGCCCGCTGCCGCGCATGGCCAAGGGCCGCGTGGTGGAGCCGGCGGAGGACCTCGTCTCCGGCTTCGTCTTCAAGGTGCAGGCCAACATGGACCCGAACCACCGGGACCGCGTCGCCTTCGTGCGCCTGTGCTCGGGCCGCTTCAAGCGCGGCATGAAGCTCTACAACGCCCGCGAGAAGCGGCAGATGGCCATCGCCAACCCCATCTTCTTCTTCGCCCAGGAGCGCGAGACGGTGGACGAGGCGGTGGCCGGCGACATCATCGGCATTCCCAACCACGGCATGCTGCGGGTGGGCGACACCCTTTCCGAGGGCGAGACCATCCGCTTCGAGGGCCTGCCCGACTTCGCACCGGAAATCCTGCGGCGCGTGCTGCTCTCCGACCCCATGAAGGCCAAGCAGCTGCAGAAGGCGCTGCAGGACATGGCGGAGGAGGGGGTGGTGCAGGTGATCAAGCCCGTCTCCGACCCTTCTCCCATCGTCGGCGTGGTGGGCACGCTCCAGCTCGACGTGCTCGCGGCGCGGCTGGAGAAGGAATATGGCGTGCCGATCCGCTACGAGGCGGTGTCCTTCGTCACCGCCCGCTGGATCGTCGGCGAACGCGCTGAAGTGGACCGCTTCATGGAGCAGAACCGCTCGTCCACCGCCCGCGACCGCGACGAGGCGCCGGTCTATCTCGCCCGCAGCCAGTGGGTGCTGGACCGCGCCATCGAGGAATGGCCGAAGCTGAAATTCGTCGCCGTGAAGGAACGCGGCTGA
- a CDS encoding FadR/GntR family transcriptional regulator, protein MAQHRDILGRAPSLADTLAQRLREEIASGRLQPGARLPTEHKISETYGVSRPVVREAVGRLKHDGLVTSRQGAGAFVADAGAASSFRIDIADFSDKEEISAIVELLMAVEATATAHAAVRRSDEELGRIRAQLEAMQRAIDRGEPGVDEDMAFHRAIAESTGNPFFRDLSHFLDHRVHQFIRMARSNTARHGGLAQTVQREHEAIYAAIEKKDAGAARLAAEEHLRNAAARLALYLKP, encoded by the coding sequence ATGGCTCAACACCGCGATATCCTCGGACGGGCGCCGTCCCTCGCCGACACCCTTGCCCAGCGGCTGCGGGAGGAGATCGCCTCGGGCCGGCTGCAGCCGGGGGCGCGCCTTCCCACCGAGCACAAGATATCGGAGACCTACGGCGTCAGCCGGCCGGTGGTGCGCGAGGCGGTGGGGCGGCTGAAGCATGACGGGCTGGTGACCTCTCGGCAGGGCGCCGGGGCCTTCGTGGCCGATGCGGGCGCTGCCTCCAGCTTCCGCATCGACATCGCCGACTTCAGCGACAAGGAGGAGATCAGCGCCATCGTCGAGCTCCTGATGGCGGTGGAGGCGACCGCCACCGCCCATGCGGCGGTGCGCCGCTCGGACGAGGAGCTCGGCCGCATCCGCGCCCAGCTCGAGGCCATGCAGCGGGCCATCGACCGGGGCGAGCCGGGGGTGGACGAGGACATGGCCTTCCACCGGGCCATCGCGGAATCCACCGGCAACCCCTTTTTCCGCGACCTGTCGCATTTCCTCGATCACCGGGTGCACCAGTTCATCCGCATGGCGCGGTCGAACACGGCGCGCCACGGCGGCCTGGCGCAGACGGTGCAGCGCGAGCACGAGGCGATCTACGCGGCCATCGAGAAGAAGGACGCCGGCGCCGCGCGTCTTGCCGCCGAGGAGCACCTGCGCAATGCCGCCGCCCGGCTCGCGCTCTACCTGAAGCCGTAA
- a CDS encoding SDR family NAD(P)-dependent oxidoreductase, translating to MFDFKNRTLLLTGANGGISRAIAKTFFDLGANCVLTDLDEAGIQAFAAELDPSGARAVGLRQDAASPEDAERVLAFTAERFGALDVLVTSAGLYREKKVAEMSDAHWRTGIAVNLDGVFYTCRAAIPHFADNAAIVNVASMAGHRGSVGHADYAAAKGAVLTFSRTLAKELAPKVRVNAVSPGLIDTPMVRGLMDASGAALLADTPLKRLGTAEEVARVVAFLASDWASFVNGETVHVNGGLYIAS from the coding sequence ATGTTCGACTTCAAGAACAGGACGCTGCTGCTCACCGGAGCGAACGGCGGCATCTCCCGCGCCATCGCGAAGACCTTCTTCGATCTTGGCGCCAATTGCGTGCTCACCGATCTCGACGAGGCGGGCATCCAGGCCTTCGCCGCAGAGCTCGATCCCTCCGGCGCGCGGGCGGTGGGGCTGAGGCAGGATGCGGCCAGCCCGGAGGACGCCGAGCGCGTCCTCGCCTTCACCGCGGAGCGCTTCGGCGCCCTCGACGTGCTGGTCACCTCCGCCGGCCTCTACCGGGAGAAAAAGGTGGCCGAGATGAGCGACGCCCACTGGCGCACGGGCATCGCGGTCAATCTCGACGGCGTGTTCTACACCTGCCGGGCAGCCATCCCGCATTTCGCCGACAATGCCGCCATCGTCAACGTCGCCTCCATGGCCGGGCATCGCGGCAGCGTCGGCCATGCGGACTATGCGGCGGCGAAGGGCGCGGTGCTCACCTTCTCCCGCACCCTCGCGAAGGAACTGGCGCCCAAGGTGCGGGTGAACGCCGTCTCCCCCGGCCTCATCGACACGCCCATGGTGCGGGGCCTGATGGACGCCAGCGGCGCGGCCCTCCTCGCCGACACGCCGCTGAAGCGCCTCGGTACCGCCGAGGAGGTGGCCCGGGTGGTGGCCTTCCTCGCCTCCGACTGGGCGAGCTTCGTGAACGGCGAGACGGTTCATGTGAACGGCGGGCTGTACATTGCGAGCTGA
- a CDS encoding SDR family oxidoreductase, whose protein sequence is MSAPLSPVVFVTGAGRGIGRAMADAHADAGAAVAYVDHDPLLAEEAANAAALRGVKAVGLTADVADYAAVEAAARAAEAALGPVTVLVNNAGISPKSGADGRRAEAPDMDPAEWRRVIDVNLTGAFNCVRALSPGMKAMGRGRIINISSVAGRTYCDIVGVHYAASKAALIGFTKHLAGELGPYGITVNAIAPGRIDTPMVRGTAFAANEAVRLVTPLRRLGQPEDVAQVCCFLASDAGAFVTGQVIDVAGGWLLT, encoded by the coding sequence GTGAGCGCCCCCCTTTCCCCCGTTGTTTTTGTCACCGGCGCCGGGCGTGGCATCGGCCGGGCCATGGCCGATGCCCATGCCGATGCCGGCGCAGCCGTCGCCTACGTGGACCATGACCCCCTCCTCGCCGAGGAGGCGGCCAACGCCGCGGCGTTGCGTGGCGTGAAGGCGGTGGGCCTCACCGCCGACGTCGCCGACTATGCCGCCGTGGAGGCCGCGGCCCGCGCTGCGGAGGCGGCGCTCGGCCCGGTCACCGTGCTCGTCAACAATGCCGGCATCTCGCCCAAAAGCGGGGCCGATGGCCGCCGCGCTGAGGCTCCCGACATGGATCCCGCCGAATGGCGGCGCGTCATCGACGTGAACCTCACCGGCGCCTTCAATTGCGTGCGGGCGCTCTCGCCGGGCATGAAGGCGATGGGGCGGGGGCGCATCATCAACATCTCGTCGGTGGCCGGGCGCACCTATTGCGACATCGTGGGCGTCCACTACGCCGCCTCCAAGGCCGCGCTCATCGGCTTCACCAAGCATCTGGCGGGGGAGCTCGGTCCCTACGGCATCACGGTCAACGCCATCGCGCCCGGCCGCATCGACACGCCCATGGTGCGCGGCACCGCCTTCGCCGCCAACGAGGCGGTGCGCCTCGTCACGCCCCTGCGCCGCCTCGGCCAGCCGGAGGACGTGGCGCAGGTGTGCTGCTTTCTTGCCTCCGATGCCGGCGCCTTCGTCACCGGCCAGGTGATCGACGTGGCCGGCGGGTGGCTGCTCACCTGA